A part of Oncorhynchus gorbuscha isolate QuinsamMale2020 ecotype Even-year linkage group LG09, OgorEven_v1.0, whole genome shotgun sequence genomic DNA contains:
- the smim12 gene encoding small integral membrane protein 12 — translation MWPVLWMSMRTYAPYITFPVAFVVGAVGYHLEWFIRGDTTLKPGEEKSIVELREDRKLEEGAGRDSTQVLSLKEKLEFTPRAALDRNRPEKS, via the coding sequence ATGTGGCCAGTGTTATGGATGTCCATGCGTACCTACGCCCCCTACATAACCTTCCCGGTGGCCTTCGTGGTGGGGGCGGTGGGGTACCACCTGGAGTGGTTCATCAGGGGGGACACCACCCTTAAACCTGGGGAGGAGAAGAGCATCGTGGAGCTGAGGGAGGATAGGAAGCTGGAGGAAGGGGCAGGACGGGACAGCACCCAGGTCCTCAGTCTCAAAGAGAAGCTGGAGTTTACCCCCAGGGCAGCGTTGGACCGCAACCGACCCGAGAAGAGCTAA